From Ictalurus punctatus breed USDA103 chromosome 2, Coco_2.0, whole genome shotgun sequence:
GAAAAGCCACACACAGATTTACTTTTAGCAATGTTTTCTACTGTATCACTTGCTCTGAAAATCTTAGTATGTGTAGTCCCTAATTAATCTGTTTCTCTTAAATATTACAACACACGCACAGACTTAGGATATAcacttgtgctcataaatttacccCTTTCAGAATCTGCacgatgatgataataataataataataaaaagagggataataaaaatagcattttgttttttatttaatactgcCCTTTTGTCTactgtttcccagaagacaaaataataatttacaccgatcatcctgttcaaaagtttacaccccctggctgtTGCCTTCTTGAGGATCAGTGAACCATTGCACTTtgtgtaatagttgtgtacgagtccctcagttgtcctcagtatGAAAAGATGGCTctcaaacaagggactcatgaacaactatcacaaaacataaaaacagtcgtggatcatccagataacaacacacagtatcaagaatcaagtgtatgtaaacttttgacctggttcatttgtgtaaattcagttatcatCATGTCTTGTGgaatatgtaaacatctgttatttgaaatagcttattcagggcagcactagaaaaaataaaaatgcaattttatagATCCTTCTTATTTAtgtaaaattattaacattttgcaaatTCTGAAAGGGGTAGGTAAATTTATAAACTCAGCTGTATGTAGTTTCAGCAATATGTCATATTTGTTGGTAACATGTTTCTCGGATTTAAGAGCTCCAGGTAGGGCATCTTTTGTGTCTGTGTAGAAATGCAGTGATTAATTGTCCCAGTGAGGTCAGCTTTTCCATTTAACCTTGATCTCTTTCTTAAATTGCTGTCAAAACATTGTGCACAAAATACTGTATTGACCTACCTGCATTCTTACTGCTAACACTGTATTTATCACAGTAAATACATAGTGtcatagtatgttatgtttacCTTTATACCATTTTACTATTATATTGTTACATCTTTTTGCACAACCTGTTATGTGGCACTTTATCCACACTACAGCTGTGTACTGGTCAGCGCTGCACTGTCCTTTACTATGCATATTGTCccgtttttaataaatttgtactgtcttgtgctgttgcacatgcactttatcTATtcctgtgtatgtttgtgtagtCTCATGTAGTTCTGTGTATGTCTTATggagcaccatggtcctggaggaatgaTGTTTCCtctcactgtgtactgtaccagctgtatatgatCACTATAAAAGCTACTTGACTTAAAAGTTGACTGGAATAAACGTAGAAAGTATAAAGTGTAGTACAGCTGAGCTTGTTATACTCAATAAGTATAAACTCATCAAAATATTTGTGTATTATAAAGCCTATTGACTGCTACTGGTGTTTCTGATAAACACAATCAGCTCagatttatattattaataaccaCTCCTCATCTATTTTACAGATGCAGATGGTAAAATCAGCGTCAAATTTGGCGTCCTGTTCAACGATGACAAGTGTGCCAACCTCTTCGAGGCGCTCGTCGGGACACTGAAAGCAGCCAAGCGAAAGAAGGTCATCACGTTTCAGGGCGAACTCTTACTGCAAGGAGTTCATGACAATGTTGATGTTATACTACTGCAGGAGTGAACTGACCTGACAAAGTGCCCTTTAGTCAAGTAAAAACATTTCCCCTCTAAGATCTTAGTCCTACAGTGAGTAAGCAAACCCACTCATGAATTTATCTTCTTTGTATACTTTTATAATTGGGGTTTTGCTGAGGGGAGTAAGTGCTTTTTGACCAAACATTCTGCTTTAAAATGACCAATGCCACTACCATATCATAGTTACAGTATGTCTCAATCTCAACCTCCTGTGGACTAACCCTTTAATTATGGGACtgcaaaacaaaatgtattatattatgttttcTTCACATGTCAATCTTGTATAGAATTTTGTTAACAAGATTAAGCTCTTGGGAGACTTGATATCAACATAAATTCTTCTTGGATGTTGTTCTGTAATGAGTAGTTGTTAAAAGACACAGCCAAGGACGTCCCAGTGCAGTACTACTGTATTACTGTGAATCAGGTTTATTTGTGCCAAATGATTAGTAGATTATTTGTCTTTTACATGATGTAGACATTTATGAGAAATTTCTTTTTCAACATAGAAAATTGAAACTTGAACCTTTATACTTTGGGAAATGCTTTACAGCAAGATTATAgcacacatttttatacacattaCTGTACTGTACAAGTATCTTCTCAggcataaatattatttttggcTGCTAGTTTAATTCATAATAAACTGCTCTGCTTGGTCAAATAGcttgtgtttttgtcttaaGAAAAACTCTCTGTGTAAAACATAACAATTACTGCTGTTCATGGGTTAGTTATCAAGATATGTGCAGCTATAAACGAACAGTTGAACCACACTGTTGCTCCATGTGACTCTGGGGTAATGGGGTATATGAAGGATGAGGAAGGTTATCTTCAGGTGTCCTTTCACATAGTAGCTGTAAGTAAGTAGTGAAGCAAAGACGATGTGACAGGTTTGAACTAATAGCTACGCATTTTGCATGTTCCTCTGCTCCATTACATTACTATAATATCCCtataatactgtatgtaatgtacAAATTAGAGAAATCAGTAGATGGCATGTGCAATACAtaaacactaacactgtaaaaAGACCTACTGTTTGGTATATTGAGGAATAAATTACACATTTCACATCTGTTACCACGATTTGccatggttaaaaataaaaaatagtgatCCACAAATATGAAACAGAAGTTTAGTTCAGGGTTAGATCAGACTATACTTAActagataaataataaatctttattaaaaATGGCCGTCTGATGGAGTGGCAAGCATTTTAACCTGACTTTAATCCCATTTAGAATCTACAGTATGGATCatcaaaaacaattattttatgCCTCTGGATGTCAGTTTTTGTAAAATTATGAAGTGTTGGATGCCATTTCAGCATCAGCCCTGAGACATTCAGAATCTAACCATGTCATTGGCTCAAAGACTCAACTACCCATTAGATATTAGATATTAGACTTCAACAATCACATTTATGAaactattttgttttgtttttgttatgtcaTAGGTCAAACGATATTTTGGTAAATTGGAAAATCTAAAAAAGCCATAAAATGCCTCACATTATTCTTTTGATCacttgggcggctgtggctcaggtggtagagcgggttgtccactaatcgtagtgttggaggtttgattcctggcccacatgactccacataccaaagtgtctttgggcaagacactgaaccccaagttgctcccgatggcaagttagcgccttgcatggcagctctgctaccatgagtgtgtgtgtgaatgagacacagcgtaaaacgctttggataaaagtgctatattaGTGTAGACCATTTACTTATTTCTACACAAACAATGTAAGTGCTGTGCAGTTTTCACTGGTATTTAACTGACCTTGATCTctgtcaattgtccagctatatcATACTATtgtccttgatagactagaaaatgttgttggcattaagggaactgccctctcctggctcaggtttTATTTGACCGATCGCTATCAATTCAAAGATGTAAATGGCGACTTCTCCACACATAccaaggttaaatttggtgttccacaaggttctgttttaggcccactactttttactttatatattctaactctgggtcaaattattcttAAATATGGATTTAGCTTCCaatgttatgctgatgatacacagacgtatgtttcagcgaagccagatgacagacagctggataaagttgaggattgtgtaaaggagattagacgttggatgcttattaacttccttgtacttaattctgacaagacagaagtacttctactaggaCCAGAAGTAAGCTCTCTGattacacagtaactctggatggcctttctgtttcatcatgtgcagcagtaaaagaccttggtgtgattattgaccccagttgatgctcatgtagataatattactaggatagccttctttcatgtcagaaatattgctaagataagaaatataatgtcactacatgaggCAGAAAAATTAGTTCACGCTTTCGTCACTTCTAggctagattattgtaatgccttactgtttggatgttccagtaggagcataaacaaactccagttagtccagaatgcagctgctagagtccttactagaaccagaagatatgaccacatcaccccaatcttatccacactgcattggctcccagttaaatttttaattgattataaaatactactactaaactataaagcactaaacggtatCGTGCCACAGTTCCtaagcaaacttttggtcttctatgatttgccacacctacttagatcaaaaggtgcaggctatttgttggtacctcgaatagtgaaagctacagcagggggaagagctttctcttacaaaccCCCTATGGagcagccttccaattagtgttcaggactcagacacagtctctgtgtttaagtctaggctgaaaatatatatgtttactcaagcctaccatgaataggctttcttttacgcaaagtacacagtcttatccatcatgggatagtaagcatacctaataatcactccctctctttacctccctctctccttgtcaagccacacatgattttatggagataccagtgatcctgaccctttctgctctccggacctgcctgatccatccgtatgccctacctctggatggagctctcatcaactggaggctacagcctagAGACtgcttaggatggtaccgcttaAAGTACCATGGTAATGGTTTTGgtcctcaattccacatggacattctcgctgtggttgctgggactactgttgctactatggccttgtgactgcaattaccacatacaattttacactcaggtctcctttggtgaacagtggactagttcaacaaacagactttatgttaaaaccataatgaactttcttttacttccACACTAGCCGTTTTTACCCAGATGAGAATGGGTTCCCTTctaagtctggttcctctcaaggtttcttcctcatatcatcttagggagtttttcatgtccaccgtcaccaccggctcactcaatagggataaattcacacacttaaaatctgtatcctgtgttaatatgtttctgtaaagttgctttgagacATAATTTGAGACATAATTTGACATAATTTgagtccattgttaaaagcgctatacaaataaagtttaattgaatttaaatgaatgGTATCATTACTGAGACTTGTTTTTCTCGGATGTACACTCAGACTTGATGAAGAGAGAGGTTAGAGGAGAATGgaccagactggttcaagctgacaagGCAAGTCAAATAAGGTAagtcaaataaccactctttaccaATGTGatgtgcagaaaagcatctcagaacctACAAGAagttgaaccttgaggcggatgggctacaacagcaaagACTACATCCAGTCGGCCAAGAACAGGAGTCTGAGACTAAACTGGGCACAGACCCACTGAAAGAGCACACAGGCCAGCTGCTCTCTCAGATGGCTGTCACCGTCAAGCTTCAAACTTGCTGATGAATTTCATGGCAAAGGACAAATGCTTTTCAGTTGTGCCACTCGGGAGCTCCTTAACTATTCCTATGTTCCCATCAAAGTAGCTGGTGTGTGTATAAGCAGACCAAAAATGTCAGTTCAAAACAAAAAGTCAATGTAAGATCACATACTACTCAGGAcatttgagttcttccactcacacattaacacaccatgtgttcatggagctccctttgtgcactttgtgtcatgctggaacaggtttgggcctcttagttccagcgaagggaaattgtaatgccacagcgtacaaagacattctatacaattgtattctatacaattgtatTCTTCCAACTTCGAGGTTTATATAATAATCAGGTGTCGAACATTCAGACTCATTTTTGGTAGCACAAGCcatttcaaattcaaaacattaGATCCAGGGAAAGCAAGGGGGCACAGCTTTGATCGTTACTGTTTCAGCCCATGAGCACTGGGAGAAGGTTCACAGCAAACAGAGGAGctgatagaaagagagagagagagggagagaatctGATTCTTGTATTTAAGAGTAGTATAAGATTATTGAGTATACTTTATACCTGACAGTATATAACTCATTAGGTATCTAGTTCAACCaacttaacatttttaaaaatgcacatcTTTGGCTAACTTAGCAAGTCAACTCATTTAGTAATGATTTCTTTTAGCCAGCTACTACTGCTAACATCTGTCCTATGAACATATAGTCAGTTTTGTTAGCTAAGTAATAGGAAACCACCAGCTATTAGCAAATTATCTATTGTTACAAATAACAGTTTATAAGTTTAACTCTTTAACACTGATTCAAAGGCATGTTTAGTAAATGGAGTTGGTTGTAATGTTTTCTTTGAGACAGTTCATGAGTCTGTTACAAATGCACTAATTGTTGAAATAACAGATATGAATTCTCTGGACTGCAGTACAAAATGTGCTATCCCCCAAAGGAACCTCTGATGCCCTTGAGCAACTGTACAGCCTGTTACAGATTAAGAAGAAGGTTCCATCTTCAGCTGCTGAGGTAAAAGTAATGGCTCCACTGAACATTTTCAAGTTACAAAAGAATAAGCTTGAATACTTGAACTTTGTTTTTCCAGCCACTGTGGCAAAAATACTTGGAGTTTTAAGAAGATTACATTGCATCATGGGTGATTATGGACAGTGTTAACTGTCTTAACTACTTTAACCTTTCCTGCATTGTTTTGTGCTTTCACTTGTgaagtatttgtgtgtgtgtgtgtgtgtgtgtgtatatacatatatatatatatatatatatatatatatatatatatatatatatatatatatatatatatatatacacacacacacacacactggtgcaGTGAAGGTATGTAGTATGAAGATGACTATGGTGATTGCACTCTGGAAATTAATCTCATGGTCATTGAGACTggcatttatttcttttgattgtcagacaaaatgttcctgtagacTTCTTAATTCATtttgctgctaccatcatgagttccatcatcaataaagattagtgagcctgttccagtagcagccatgcaagcccaagccattaCACTACccccaccatgtttcacagatgagcttgtatgttttggatcatgagtagatcctttatttctccacactttgacctttccgtaactttggtagaggttaatcttggttccagaacttttgtggctcatctctgtatttctttgcaaattccaatctggctttctgattcttactgctgatgagtgatcttgtggtatggcccctatatttctgctcttgaagtcttctttgaatggcaGATTgcgataccttcacccctgtcctgtggaggttgttggtgatctcactgactgttgtttttgggattttcttcacagctctcacaatgctTCTGTCATCAGTTGCTGtggttttccttggccgacccattcggtgtctgttgctcagtacaccagtggtttctgtttttttagGACATTGGCAAGGAAAGGCAAGGTAGTTTTCTTTCTAAAGCACATTTACAACAGCCACTGCTGACCAAAGTGATGTACAATCTAACAAAATTAGACAATAAAACACGTAAACTGACAAGAGAATAAAATACAACTAAAATACATAAACTgacaagaaaaacacacaaattaataaaattacatttatccAAATACCagagaaaaatatatgttttcaaTGATGTTTTAACACTATAAATATCGGAAGACAACCTAATGTGTACTTGCAAATCATTCCACAGATGTGGAGCAGCAACAGGAAAGGCACGATCACCTTTTAACTTCAAATGAGACCTTGGCACGGTCAGCATCAACATATTTGAAGACCTTAAAGGCCAGGAACATTTCCGGTGGAGAGGAAGATCTGTTATATATTGTGGAGCGTGGCAATTTCACCCCTTAAACACATACAATAAAACCTTAAACTTAACACGGTATTCGACTGGCAACCAGTGAAGTGAAGCCAGAACAGGCAAAATATGTTCCATCTTTCTAGTGCCTGTAAGAAGCCTTGCAGCAGAGTTTTGTCTTAATTGAAGGCAGGATAAAGAGGACTGAGCCACACCAAGGTACAGTGAGTTACAATAATCCCACCTAgaggaaataaaagcatgaattaCTGTCTCCAAGTCTTTTACTCATAAAACCACTTTCAATTTCACAATGGATCTGAGATGATAAAAGCCACTCTTCACCActgatttgatttgttt
This genomic window contains:
- the abracl gene encoding costars family protein ABRACL, which produces MNVDHEVTLLVNEIHRLGSKNADGKISVKFGVLFNDDKCANLFEALVGTLKAAKRKKVITFQGELLLQGVHDNVDVILLQE